The following are encoded together in the Vigna unguiculata cultivar IT97K-499-35 chromosome 2, ASM411807v1, whole genome shotgun sequence genome:
- the LOC114173477 gene encoding uncharacterized protein LOC114173477, whose product MGRRNNGLNSVLAHRLILLFVCLASGGLVYALLSAVLANARSRVSDFGRLVEEGMAAQNEGGCCRGIENLELWGAAVKWGSEFKFNNSEGCCNACKSMCSGKDGPCLCDTWVFCGDRKACGSKFGECWLKKQKDSLAPERQEGVPPGEVVGWTSGLIFGKGEGIIGLETEHGTLHIKLLPDCAPHSIAYILELLSLNHCAGCQFYRAESRGQSWDSEGNHIQNAGFGPPYALIQGTLEAQGTAFNKLPMEDCPILRRGSVAWIASGPEFFISLADHSEWKHEYTVFGSVLPEDMHIAEKISALPTIADVWNNVNVTVLEKPVPLLVRRIQKSHVDEI is encoded by the exons ATGGGTCGGAGGAACAATGGACTAAACTCTGTTCTCGCTCACCGTTTGATACTCCTCTTCGTGTGTTTGGCCTCGGGCGGTTTGGTCTACGCGCTTCTCTCTGCGGTGCTCGCAAACGCCAGAAGCAGAGTTTCAGACTTTGGGAGGTTGGTTGAAGAGGGTATGGCGGCGCAGAACGAGGGAGGGTGCTGTAGGGGGATTGAAAATTTGGAGCTTTGGGGTGCAGCTGTGAAGTGGGGTTCTGAGTTTAAGTTCAACAATTCCGAAGGATGCTGCAACGCATGCAAATCAATGTGTTCAGGAAAAGATGGACCTTGTCTCTGTGATACTTGGGTCTTTTGTGGGGATCGTAAGGCCTGTGGATCCAAGTTCGGTGAG TGTTGGTTGAAGAAACAGAAGGACAGCTTGGCACCTGAACGGCAAGAAGGAGTGCCTCCAGGGGAAGTGGTTGGTTGGACTTCTGGTCTTATCTTTGGGAAAGGAGAG GGTATTATTGGACTGGAAACTGAACACGGAACTCTTCATATTAAA CTTTTACCTGACTGTGCTCCGCACTCTATTGCCTACATTCTGGAATTGTTGTCTTTGAACCATTGTGCTGGCTGCCAATTTTACCGTGCAGAGAGCCGAGGTCAATCATGGGATTCAGAAGGAAACCATATACAAAAT GCTGGTTTTGGTCCCCCTTATGCATTAATTCAAGGGACACTAGAAGCGCAAGGCACAGCTTTCAATAAACTTCCTATGGAAGATTGTCCAATTCTTAGAAGGGGTTCTGTTGCTTGGATTGCTTCTGGTCCTGAATTCTTCATTAGCCTTGCTGATCATTCAGAGTGGAAACATGAATACACTGTATTTGGTTCTGTTCTTCCAGAAGACATGCATATTGCAGAGAAAATCTCTGCACTCCCCACAATAGCTGATGTGTGGAACAATGTCAACGTGACGGTTTTGGAAAAACCTGTTCCTCTGTTGGTTCGTAGAATCCAGAAAAGCCACGTAGATGAAATTTGA